CGCGATAAGCCCTAAGGGATTCTGGCCAAAGTGATCTTCCTCCTCGGAGGAGTCCTTTGAAATTTCGGTCTACTCCCTCCCCGAGCCCACCGAAACGTATAGCATATTTTGCGGAACCTGCTTCCGCTTTTATGTCGGATAAGAGCCAGCGAGTTCCTCCCAGATCTTCAGTTGTTGCGATGGCTATTCAATCCCTATTCGATTTTTCCAGGCCCACTTCGATTCACGAGTGGTACGTCGTGAATGACGATGTGATGGGGGGCATTTCGCGGAGCGAAATCTCCCGGACGGAGCGAAAGAGCCTGCAATTCACCGGCGATTTATCGCTCGAACGCAATGGCGGATTTGCCTCGGTCCGCACACTCCCCAAAAATCTCCACCTGCAATCGGGAGATATTTTGATCGCTCAGCTGATCGGGGACGGCCGGGAATATTCCTTCAATCTCTATCCCAATCGTCCCCAGACCGCATTCTCCTACCGCTGCCGGATCGCTACCCTTGCAAATCAGAGGTTGACCCACCGGTTTACTTTCGATCAATTTTTGGCCACTTCGTTCGGCCGT
The genomic region above belongs to Telmatocola sphagniphila and contains:
- a CDS encoding CIA30 family protein, with amino-acid sequence MSDKSQRVPPRSSVVAMAIQSLFDFSRPTSIHEWYVVNDDVMGGISRSEISRTERKSLQFTGDLSLERNGGFASVRTLPKNLHLQSGDILIAQLIGDGREYSFNLYPNRPQTAFSYRCRIATLANQRLTHRFTFDQFLATSFGRPVPGAGSLEPSEIAAVGFLLSDKSPGSFCLEIDWIRVQRRSAEAFSFFAEMWTFEHH